TTATTCCTCTTGTGCGGAGAAGGCTTCACAGCCCTGTTTCATGATTTTTTAAGCAAAAGACTTTTACAGGGATTTCGGATTAACAATCATTGTCCTATTATCTCTCATTTATTGTTTGCGGATGATTCTATTGTATTTTGTCGTGCCACAATTCAAGATTGCGAGGCTTTGTCTCAGATCCTTGCTTCCTATGAAGCTGCCTCTGGCCAAAAGATCAACAAAGACAAATCCTCAGTGTTCTTCAGTCCCAATACTCCAGTCCAGGCTCGGAATCTTTTATCAGCAACGGTGGGCATATCGATGGAGGCGTACGGTGCAAAATATTTGGGGTTACCAGTATTCCTTGGTCGCTCCAAGCGTGATCTATTTCAATACATCAAGGATAGAACAACAAAGCGGCTGCGGAGCTACAAGGAATCCAAGATTAATCATGCAGGGCGTGAGGTTTTGTTAAAATCAGTTCTTTTGTCGCATCCAAATTATGCTATGTCCTGTTTTCGGTTGCCTGAAACTCTTTTGCAACAAATTTCATCTGAAATTGCAAGATTCTGGTGGGGCTCTAAGGAAGGGGAACGGAAAATTCATTGGATTAAGTGGGGAAAACTGAGCAGGTGTAAAGGTGATGGTGGATTGGGGCTACGTGATTTGGAGACTTTTAATCAAGCTTTATTAGCTAAACAAGGCTGAAAACTAATTTCTGGTACATTTTCTCTATTTAGACAGATCTTTAAAGGAAGGTATTTCCCTCGTGCATCATTCTGGCATGCCAACGCTAGTAGCCAATCCTCATGGGCTTGGAAGAGCATAGTCTGGGCCCGAGAACTAATTGATAAGGGATGGATGTGGCAAGTCCGATCCAGGAAAGATATACGTGTTTGGGAAGACCTTTGGTTGTCCAAGAATACTGATTTCAGAATTAATGGAACCACACCCAAAAGAGAGGACATTAAGAAAGTTGCTGATCTTATTGATTCTGATACGAAATCCTGAAAGATTTCTCTAATCCGTGAGACCTTCAATCAAGAGGATGCAGATGCGATTCTCTCTATTCCTATAAGTTATACCAGCCAAAGAGATCGTAAAATTTGGCACCTATCCCCGAATGGGACCTTCTCAGTCAAGTCGGCTTACCGTCTAGCGAAGGAAAGTTCAAGTTCTCATCGCAACTTTCAGGAAGGCCAAACAAGCTCCTCAAGCGTCTCACCAACAGTGTAGAAGAAGCTATGGGGACTTTCAATCCATCGGAAGGTGAAGATATTTATCTGGAAATGTTTTAATAATGCGGTGGCAACAAATTCAGCATTGGTATCACGCAAAGTCAGAGCTGACCCAGTTTGCACTTGTTGTGGTAAAGCGGACGAATCAATCGCACATATTCTTTTTCAGTGTGAGGCTGCAATCAAAGTCTGGATCCACTCTCCATTTCGGCTAAGACCTGAAGAACTGCTCGATTGTAGACACATGGTTGATTGGTGGGAATGCAGCTATGATCGTATAACACAAAGTCGTTTGCCCTCTCCCTTCCTAGGTATGGCTTTACTTTATTATTGGTGGATATGGCGAGCAAggaatgattttattttcaatggaATAGTATGGGCAACGGATGCTGTTAGTAGGAAAGCGCAAGGTGATTTTTACGAGTTTCAGGACGCTAACACTAAGGTCCCCCATCCTCCTTTGAATTCCTCTCTGATGGGGACCTTGGTGTGGCAGCGATCCGAAATGAATGTGCTGAAGATAAACGTCGATGCGGCGGTCTGCAGGAGCTCAAATTCTATTGGCACAAGGGCAGTGGCTCGAAGGGATAATGGTCAGGTTATTGGTATTTTTCTAGCTATTCATGAGGGGATCAACTCTTCCAGAATTGCTGAAGCTTTTGCCATTCGCAATGGGTTAAAACTGGGGACTGCTCTAAAGTATCCTAAGGTGCATATTGAATCGGACGCGGAGGCGATTGTGAGGAGTTGCAGTGATGATCAAAATCCTCCCTCCGATATAGCAGTAGTTATCCATGATTGTTTAGTCTTAAAGAATTCTTTCACTTCTTGTGTTTTTGGCTTTGTTAAACGTGAATGTAATAGGGCTGCGCACTGTTGTGCTCAAAAAGCCATTTCCAATGGCATGTCCGGTCTGTGGACATCCATTTTACCCCCATGGGGTTCTCATCTCCCTGATGTTTAGGCTTTATCTATCAGATGAATAACAATTTTCTCaccttttgccaaaaaaaaaaaggctttaaacgataaaaaaaaatttaaaaaaaaacttttagtgACTGCATGaagttagtatttttttttgccccCTTTTCCAGGCAGTGGTGAGATTCGACCTTTTGAGCTGGGGGATGAACCCCTTAGCTAAGTTCTTTAGTGACGAACTCCATGAAAATTTTTAATTGGTTAAAAATTAGTACTAGTTAATAATGGAATATTTGAATTAAATCAAAGAAATAAATCAAATAGGAGTAATATAAAAGAGCAATTTGGACAGTGGACAGTGGTTCTCAAGTTTCTTCGGGGGATTTTATCCTCGAAAGAGGCaaccttctttttcttaaaatttgaaaaaacaaaaaagtatttAAAGTTGTCTTCTACTCAAAAGATTTTCACCATTTGCTCCTTAAGATACTTTTTAAGCCTCATTTCATGTCGCAAATGtgagaataaattctctccGCCAAGGGAGAGGAGAAGTCCGTTTTTTCCTCCAATACAATGCCCTGCCCCCACGTCAtcaacggtaccaaaccgaatgAAGAATCATGTGTGGCGTGTGCTGTTTAACTTGAGTTAACCATTCTATTCCTCCAGTAAACCTTTGaaggtttcaaaaattatcCACATGCCACAACACCCCCATTATATCTCGCCTATTAAAAAGTGAGAAACATGCGACTAACACATACACTTCCTTTGTCCCTATTAAAATGTGAAACGTGTGGCATGTGAGTAATTTTTAAAACCTTCAAGGGTTATGTTTTTACTGGAGAAGTAGAAGGGTTAACCCAAGTTAGACAGCACATGCACGTGATTCTGTCATCAATCATTCTACCATCACACCCACTTATACACCCATTCACAGACCCATACTTACAACaagggtggagcccgcacactacacacccagtgtgtgtgggccccacccttattgtgagtgtgagtgtgagtATGAGTGTGTGAATGAGTGTGTAAGTGGGTGTGGTGCTCACAACAAGGGTGGAGCctgcacacactacacacccagtGTATGTGGGCCCACCCTTATTGTGAATATGAATGTGTAAGTGGGTGTGATGTTAGAATTTTCCTTCTGtcatttggtttggtaccgttgaTGCCGTGGCGGCAGGGTATTGTATTGGAGGAAAAGTGGAATTCTCCAACCCTGGCGGAGAGAATTTTTATTCTCCATGACGTAATCTTTTTTCTATCAACATAACTGGGATAATTTTTCTGCTCAAATTCCAGCTTATTTTCGACATTACTTCATGCCTCTTTGTGTCAAGCATTCAAGGAGATTGTCTTGACTTAGGAcgtttgtttggaacttaggaaaagtgggagaaaaaaaaagggaaagttaAAAAAGTTCCGCTCCTATTGTTTGAATGGGAGCgaaagatgagagaaaataaaacttaacttttgtgaatagtaaaattttctttccatttttctcccATTTCCTTAAGTTCTAAATGAGATTTTGTTTCTTTCTAAGGCCTCTGGTTCGATTTCCCTTCTCAACAACTCTTGAGACCACATGAGTCATATTACCATCACGCTTAAGCATCTAAAGATTCCCTTACATCATGGCTTTTGGCAATTATGGAGCATAcaaaaccaaaattgaaaacaataaTAAATGTCCTTGTGACAACTTGTACAAGAATCAAGGGATCCCTCCACTCTTTTGCTCCTTTAATTCTTCTCCACTAATCATAAAGAATTCCCTATTCGATTGTTGACATAAAGATAGAGAATTAGATGCAAATCTTATCTCTTAGAGAATAcatgaaaaaagggaaaaatgaagGCCTTCCCTATAAATATGCAAAGCCCAGTTACAAGTGAGTGCAAACAACTGAGCAAAGAGCAAAAACCAGAAACCAAAAACAATGTACGGAGGCTCTGACTACTTCAATCGCCAGCAGGGCTGGGACACCACCTCCTCTGACTATCACTCTCATGTTTCAAGAATGGAGAGGATGCCGAGCATCCTGCCCGACGTCCCGCACTACCCGAACATTCACATGATCTTCAACACCAGACCCAAGGTGGCCACGTACGAGGAAGAGAACAGGATTAACGGaaaccaacaacaacaacgacagCAAGAACCTCCTGCTACGGAGGCTCATAAGAAAGTTAAGTTTGTCGAGCAAACGGTCGAGATAGAGAAGGACGGAGCAAAGCGTGAAGTTTGTAAGAAGAGCATGGACGAGGATGTCGAGGGGTTCATCCAGCAGAGGCGCAAGAACTTCGAGCTTTGCAAGTGGGCTACCTTTAAACCTTGAGAGCTTATAAAGATTTAGAGTACTCGGTTATGGGCAGGCAATTGTTTAGTATCTTGATGAAATAATATTACAAGTGTGTGTTTAGTTAAATAAAACTGCCTGTCTTGGTTGTATTTGCTCAATCAAGTTCCTTGAAATGGTGTTTGTAATAAACAAATGGAATCTCGTATATTATCAATGAAAAGTATATATTTAGATGTACTATGTCAATCTCAATCtctttgtttcttgttttggtGACCATGGTATTGATTTCTACCTGTAAAAAATTTTACCCACCAATTAACTTCAACTGAATTCCATCTCTCTCACGTCGACGCGATAAAAACACTGCCTCTAAACCGAACCTCGATGTTTCAAAGCATCAATCCTAGTTTTTGCATAGCCCTCTTCTAAAAATGAGCAGAAGTATACCAGTGACATCCAACGATCCGGCAACCATTCAaatggttcaattttttttttttgggtaagttaaagATTTATTGAACAAATCTGGGAATACAAGATCTAAGGTCATACGCCAGAAAAACAAGAACCAACAACTACTAAACAGGCTCCCTAACAAACAGAGAGCACAACAAAGAGCAACATCAAAACAAAGCCTAACACCTTGGACCAAAGACTCTACTGCTAATGGCCCAACAAGTACTACAAATTATTCTATTAGCATCAGTTTCTTCTTATAGATCTCCAGGAGCTAATGACACCTCTAATATCATTCTCCACTCTTGTCACCACTTGAGTAGCAAGAGAGATAATGCCTTGAAAAATTCGAGTGTTCCTCTCACGCCAaatatgtttcaatttttattagCTCAAATCTACATAATTTTGATTTCATAAAGTATCGTGCCATCCAAAAAAATGCTTGAACCAAAGGTTTGATATCTTCATGAAAATCCAACTTCTTTGCCATTGTGGACAGTTTCAGTGTGATATTGATGAGGTTTAATTGGTGAGGTCTCAGCGCGGGTAGTTGTAAACTTCTCTGCAATTGCCACCTATTGTTTGCCCTTGAAGATACTAGCACTGGAACTTGGTAACGATTTCAAAACCAAACCATCATAAAAACCATTCGAGATTGACAAAATCTTTTGGAGATTCTGTTTTTTTAGGACTTCCATAACCTGCGCGTGCTTTCTATGGCAGAAAAACTGAATTGCTCCTAATATTTTGGTCTCACATTTTTGTGCCAAGACATGAGCAAGAATGCAAGAGGCTATCAAAGTTTCGAAGGCATACATCAGTATCAGACAAGGGTTTTATCCGCAGTTGAACTCTAAACATATTTTTGTTTGGCTTTCTTCCTCTCTGTGATATAAATATGGCtgtctttgtgtgtgtgtgtgttaacaGGCTCAACAGTTTCTATCACATACTTGGAGCAACTTTTTCGAAGCACATTTCAATAGCATTACATGGGATCTACCAAAACACTTTACAAATAATCGAACCTTTAATATATAATATCCTTTCCAAGACTTGGTATCATGACCGAATAATTTTCGATCAGCTGTTAAGAACTTGAAGCGAATCTCTCTTATGATTTTGACAGCACAAGAGGCCGGGGGAGCCAGAACTTTTTCGTCGTAGGGTCAAGAATTTCGAAAAAGTGCTTGGAGTAGGCTCAAAAGCGTAATACATTTTGCGttattgattgattttgaatcatttttcaAGGGGGGAAAcccaaaaagggaaaaaaagaaaagaaaagaaaagaaagaaggaatgttttaacttttaactcGTAAGTGTGTGAAAATTGATTTAACATGAATCAGCATAAAGTTGCAGTGACGAACCAAAAATGGATCAAAATTCAAGTAGTCTCCTCTTGTGGAACCTCAGCATCACTAAACCTACCCGAAGACATCCTGCCAAACAACTTCCTCAAGCTATTCTTACTCTCCTTCCGCCTCTTCCGGCTCAATCTCGAATTCTCCAACTCAGCCAACTGATCATGGTCCATCACCAACCCTGTTTCTAGCCTTTTCGAAAGGCTAACGATCTCGTAAGAGTCCAGCAGCGACTGCCCAAAGTCCCAGTGGACCCTGTGGTTGGGCACGGTCACGTCCTTGGGCTTGTTCATGGCCTCGAGCTTGAACCGAGTGGGCTTCCTCTTGAAGTTTAACCGCAGGGCATCGAATTCATTGGACGTAGTCCTTGGATTGCCCGAATGCCCGTACCATGCCTGCGCCACGGCCTTGAGGATTtcgaggtcgtggtcgtggACATTCTCTTCAACCTCTAGCTTATTCTTCATGGGTAATTCTTTCGGAGATTGAAAGGGAGAAGTAGTGAATGGGCCATCTTATCTTAGGCAAATGAGAGCCTCACAATACTGCTGTGGTTAAGGTTAAGGTTTTTTCTGGCTATTTTGTATAGCTGTTTCCAGACCATCCTGTCTTTTTCGTGTACTAGATATACTGGAAACTTGGAATAGGGCTGGACTGGAATGGGATAGAGGTTGCATTTTGGGTTGTTGGTTAGTAGACAAAGCAGCTAACAGTATTTAATTTCTGGGTAGTCcaatggtacacaccccttattatgAGGTATATCATATGCATCATGATTTTATACCCTTGgatttaaaagtaaataatccagaccacccatttattaaatcaattaataaaataaaaaaaatggcttagcaggtaataggttattttctcttccttgactctctctcccactccctcatttttaaaatactgcaaatctacctaataaaacacaagggtgtgggcATCCACACAAGACAAGTTGATCCAAGGGCTgaaattcatttgatccaaaggttgAGGTGAGATTTCCCTTTTATTAAACTGTCCAGGCTCTTTAATTTAATTACAAAATTGCCGTCAATGTGAAACTGTCCGTCAGACTCCCTCAAATCCTTCCTTCGGATCTCCAACTGCCGTCCACGATCATAACTCCCATAGGGACGCGGGGGgcacagcagcgtgctgctgtcccaATTTTTGGGCCCACCttggtctcgctccgatgatctaaatcgttcactttgtagacctcgtcgagtagaacaactatgcaaaaaatcagcttaattggacatcattaagtacctgatcggagcccatataactctcagtccatgggttacagtggatttgatccagtgtttcggattcattctttttaagataaaaaggttccgatcaggtacttaatgatatccaattaagctgattttttgcatagttgttctactcgacgagctctacaaagtgaacgattcagatcatcggagcgagatcGGGATGAACCCCAAAATGAAGTacagcagcatgctgctgtccccaaggggacagcagcccccctccctccctcccataGCCCACGATTATTACTCCCACCGCCGTCCACCACCAGCTCCATCAGACTCCCTCAAACACCGTTGTCCTTAAAGCACCGCCGTTGCTACCGACAATCTCAGGTTAGTGCCCAATTGGGGTTTTGTTCTTCTGTTTCAAAACTCAAACGGTTGGTGTTTTGTTCTTCACGTACACATACCCCCCTCTCTCCTCCACATACACATACCGCTAGACTTTGTCGgttggtgttttttttggggtgcTTTTATGGTTTTATTTCATTTGGGTTCTCTTCGGTTCGAAATTTATGCCCGcaacatgcattttttttttttttgtgcttggGGTTCCGATACCACACATACCCATGTGGTGAATGACGCTCTTTGATTTAGGAATAGGTTTCTTGCTCAGCCCACCAAATACCACCACTGACTTACCAAAGGCAACAGCAACCCATCAACGAAATTGGGATTCTAAAAGAGAAATGGGTTAGGAACCCATTAACTTGGAAAGATGCTCTAAAAGATAAATGGGTTTTGAGAGAAGGAAACTCTGTTGTTTGTGGGAATTGAGTGGGTGCGAGTGTGGGAGTGATTCtcaattggagagagagaaacagagagcttttttttttttaagtgggaATGATGGGTTTATAGTGTTAACTTTTTATCTGCTATTTACTGAAATttcataagcaaattgataatTCTTTGTAACTAGCTTAAATGTATAGTTGGGGAAGTGACGGAGTGTCATAAGCAtgggtaattctctttcgtgctattaagaagaggatcacatatTACACACTAATGTTTaagccactagctagcaagtggcgtaggcacggacaattctaaccgggatgcgtagtgccgtaggcacgggcaagcactagtTATATAATATAACCATATTGTtatgacaacaaaaaaaattgacattttcttaCCATAATGTATCGTACCAAAAGAACATTTAGAATTGTGTATTCAATATACTTGAAATAAAACCAATTTCTCTATTGTAACTGAATGTATAGTTGACTTACAACCGcaacacaataatgacgatcaaaatCATTGATTTCATCatatttgttgattaaataatccaCGTAATTTTTTGGCTAGCCCTTTCATCGGCACCCAAGTTCAATagtaaaaggatttttttttgtctgattaAGGATCTAATGATAAgagatcaacttcattcttgtatcCGGATACATTGAATTTTTTCGATTACGCAGTTGTCGATATCTAATTTTAGTGACAATGCTGAATATCGTATGACTTGATATTCTAACAGTtatgatcgatcattttaaaatatACTCGCTAACGATGTttagttatggtatggtattttgccgattataactatcgttaactgaatattctgattgaatttttttatacgacacatTATgagtatgaaaacgttaatttatggtgttgtcataacaaatttggttatattactgaactaatgtttgtccgtgcctacggcactacgcatcccggttagaattgtccgtgcctacgccacttgctagctagtggctcaaacatTAGTGTGTAatatgtgatcctcttcttaatagcacgaaagagaattacccgTGCTTATGACACTCCGTCACTTCCCCAACTATAcatttaagctagctacaaagaattatcaatttgcttatggaatTCCAGTAAATAGCAGATAAAAAGTTAACACTATAAACCCATCATtcccacttaaaaaaaaaaaaaagctctctgtttctctctctccaattgaGAATCACTCCCACACTCGCACCCACTCAATTCCCACAAACAACAGAGTTTCCTTCTCTCAAAACCCATTTCTCTTTTAGAGCATCTTTCCAAGTTAATGGGTTCCTAACCCATTTCTCTTTTAGAATCCCAATTTCGTTGATGGGTTGCTATTGCCTTTGGTAAGTCAATGGTGGTATTTGGTGGGCTGAGCAAGAAACCTATTCCTAAATCAAAGAGCGTCATTCACCAGAATCACCACATGGGTATGTGTGGTATCGGAACCccaagcacaaaaaaaaaaaaaaattgcatgttgCGGGCATAAATTTCAAACCGAAGAGAACCCAAATGAAATAAAACCATAAAAGCACCCCAAAAAAAGCACCAACCGACAAAGTCTAGTGGTATGTGTATGTGGAGGAGAGAGGGGGGTATGTGTACGTGAAGAACAAAACACCAACCGTTTGAGTTTTGAAACAGAAGAACAAAACCCCAATTGGGCACTAACCTGAGATTGTCGGTAGCAACGGCGGTGCTTAAAGGACAACGGTGTTTGAGGGAGTCTGATGGAGCTGGTGGTGGACAGCGGTGGGAGTAATAATCGTGGGCtatgggagggagggagggggactgctgtccccaaggggacagcagcatgctgctgtACCTCATTTTGGGGTCCATTCCgatctcgctccgatgatctgaatcgttcactttgtagagctcgtcgagtagaacaactatgcaaaaaatcagcttaattggatatcattaagtacctgatcggaacctttttatcttaaaaagaatggatccgaaacactagatcaaatccactgtaacccatggactgagagttatatgggctccgatcaggtacttaatgatgtccaattaaactgattttttgcatagttgttctactcgacgaggtctacaaagtgaacgattcagatcatcggagcgagaccaaggtgggccccaaaattgggacagcagcacgctgctgtgcCCCCCGCGTCCCTATGGGAGTAATGATCGTGGACGGCAGTTGGAGATCCGAAGGAAGGATTTGAGGGAGTCTGACGGACAGTTTCACATTGATGGCAATTTTGTAATTAAATTAAAGAGTCTGGACAGTTTAATAAAAGGGAAATCTCAcctcaacccttggatcaaatgaatttcagcccttggatcaacttgtcttgtgtggaggcccacacccttgtgttttattaggtagatttatggtttggtattttgttgattataactatcgttaactgaacattccgattgaatttttttcatacgacacgttgtgggtatgaaaacgtcaatttatgatattgtcataacaaatttggttatattactgaatttgtggtatgatgatttgctaattataactatcgttaattgaacatttcgattgaatttttttataagacacgttgtgggtatgaaaacgtcaatttatggtgttgtcataataaatttggttatattactgaatttgtggtttggtattttgctaattataactatcgttaactgaacattccgattgaattttttttatatgacacgttgtgagtatgaaaacgtcaatttatagtgttgtcataacaaatttgatcgtattactgaatttgtggtattttggtcttgttacgaaatattttaatcaatttcctttgctaTGACAGTTGTTGGCATGAAAATGCCaaattatggtattgtcataacaattatggtttgttatataatttgtagtatttaaatatgattttttttatatggcatgttgtggtaagaaaatgacaattttaggtgttgtcataacaaatttggttattttactgaatttgtggtattttacacatgtattttgtttgggtataacaattgttgattctggtacgatatattttgatttttttacggAATACCATAtgtgtcaaagaatttttggtacgactcattgtggtaaaataatgcaaatttatggtattgtcataatatTTGTGGttagcattatttaatttgtgatattgtacacatatatttagttggggtacaagtattatggtttctggtacgaataattatggttacataataataatattttttaactatgggTAACTTGCTAATGActtgttcaacaggtaaattttaaagtagaagtcgtaactagcataaaaaatatgcattagaaaaccaaaaatagtcataatgaaaatcacaaattgtcataatttagacatacggtataccatgtgtaccatagctttgtCCTTAATTTCTGcttgacccaaaaaaagaagcagcagctaACAGTATTTCAATgactaaaattaatttgatttgttAAACAGAACTAATGTTTTGAAAGTGGAGTTCAAAATGTTTAGACATACCAAAATGAGGTTTCTAATATTCTTTCCTGATGCATAttagattttagaaaaaaaaaagtaatttattactagtattttattttatggctttagttttagtattttgttaGAAATCTTATAATGTAGGATTGTTAACATAGAATtattatgccttgtttggatgagtttttgaaaatttttgggtttgcttttaggtaatgagtagagagagaaattagagtaatgattagaaatatGGGTGatgggtggagagagatagagagaaatgagaataatgattgaagagatgagtgagaaataagagtaatgattaaaattaGAGGTAAttagtgttttttgagttggaatttttttttcaagtttgaatccAAACAAGGAATAGTTTCTTAATTTAGGTTGAGTCAGTTTcctattttatgttttcttgttttacaagaattaggattgcTTCTTAatattttattcctttttaattCCAAGGTGGCTACTATTATTACATAATAAGATTGTAGCCATTAGGGCAAGGGGGTTGTTTTATGATTCTATTAATGAAAATGGATagttttctcattattgtgtgttccTAGAGGTTCTATTAATGAAAATGGATAGTTTTCTCATTATCGTGTGTTCCTAGAGAGAATACCTATAATTCATACTTATTCATGATTGTCTTTGTTGTgcgttagtattttttttcaacatacCTCCCAGAATCATTTCCACATAATTGCCAaactaaaactttttttatttttataatcaaatgTTGGGAGCAGCTTGCGTGAACTAAAGCCCGAGGTATTGTTTGGTAACCTGAGGTTTTTAATATTCTTTTTCCACTTATATTTGTCAAGCTAATGAGACCAAATTGTtagtttgaaagaaaaaaaaagaatacattAATTAAAAGGGAAACCTTGAAGCTAAGGC
This DNA window, taken from Rhododendron vialii isolate Sample 1 chromosome 8a, ASM3025357v1, encodes the following:
- the LOC131298729 gene encoding uncharacterized protein LOC131298729; this translates as MDVASPIQERYTCLGRPLISLIRETFNQEDADAILSIPISYTSQRDRRPNKLLKRLTNSVEEAMGTFNPSEALVSRKVRADPVCTCCGKADESIAHILFQCEAAIKVWIHSPFRLRPEELLDCRHMVDWWECSYDRITQSRLPSPFLGMALLYYWWIWRARNDFIFNGIVWATDAVSRKAQGDFYEFQDANTKVPHPPLNSSLMGTLVWQRSEMNVLKINVDAAVCRSSNSIGTRAVARRDNGQVIGIFLAIHEGINSSRIAEAFAIRNGLKLGTALKYPKVHIESDAEAIVRSCSDDQNPPSDIAVVIHDCLVLKNSFTSCVFGFVKRECNRAAHCCAQKAISNGMSGLWTSILPPWGSHLPDV
- the LOC131298731 gene encoding uncharacterized protein LOC131298731, which translates into the protein MKNKLEVEENVHDHDLEILKAVAQAWYGHSGNPRTTSNEFDALRLNFKRKPTRFKLEAMNKPKDVTVPNHRVHWDFGQSLLDSYEIVSLSKRLETGLVMDHDQLAELENSRLSRKRRKESKNSLRKLFGRMSSGRFSDAEVPQEETT